One window of Catonella massiliensis genomic DNA carries:
- a CDS encoding GNAT family N-acetyltransferase, translated as MILETERLILRPWEESDAEECYKYAKDPRVGPAAGWPVHTSEENSRQIIRDVLMAPETYAIVLKDTGLPIGSIGFHHNDLAEKDDEAELGYWLGVDYWGQGLVPEAGRELLRHAFEDLNLVRIWCGYYDGNEKSKRVQEKLGFKYQWATEDVPVPLLGEIRNGHVSLLTKEEWENLITLYTPSLEELWFRQKMMADTETMSYNHAWGGTIPFPKEEWPGWYDFWIVNHEGKRYFRYLKDNAGHFIGEIAYHYDSNRNLYIADVIVYAPYRKKGYGSIGLDLLCSAAKQNSIKLLYDDIAIDNPAVTVFLKNGFIEEYRTSEIIMLKKEL; from the coding sequence ATGATTTTAGAAACAGAGAGACTTATCCTTCGTCCGTGGGAAGAATCGGATGCGGAGGAATGCTATAAATATGCAAAAGATCCACGAGTAGGGCCGGCTGCAGGGTGGCCTGTGCACACAAGTGAAGAGAACAGCCGGCAGATCATCCGGGATGTGCTGATGGCACCGGAGACCTACGCTATTGTACTGAAGGATACAGGACTTCCAATTGGCAGCATCGGCTTTCACCACAATGACCTTGCAGAAAAGGATGATGAAGCGGAGCTTGGTTATTGGCTGGGAGTTGATTATTGGGGACAGGGTCTTGTGCCTGAGGCGGGAAGAGAGCTACTGCGTCATGCCTTTGAGGATCTGAACCTTGTTCGCATCTGGTGTGGCTATTATGATGGCAACGAGAAATCAAAGCGTGTTCAGGAAAAGCTTGGGTTCAAGTACCAATGGGCTACTGAGGACGTGCCGGTTCCGCTGTTGGGCGAAATAAGAAATGGACATGTAAGTCTACTTACGAAAGAAGAATGGGAAAACCTCATCACGCTTTATACACCATCTTTGGAAGAACTTTGGTTTCGGCAGAAAATGATGGCAGATACGGAAACCATGTCGTATAACCACGCTTGGGGAGGTACAATTCCTTTTCCTAAAGAGGAGTGGCCTGGCTGGTATGATTTTTGGATTGTAAATCATGAGGGCAAGCGTTATTTCAGATATTTGAAGGATAACGCTGGCCATTTTATTGGAGAGATTGCCTATCATTACGATAGCAATCGAAACCTTTATATAGCTGATGTTATAGTCTATGCACCATATAGAAAAAAAGGCTATGGCAGTATTGGATTGGATTTGTTATGTAGTGCTGCTAAACAAAATAGCATAAAACTGCTGTATGACGATATCGCAATAGATAATCCAGCCGTCACGGTGTTTCTAAAGAATGGATTTATTGAAGAATACAGAACAAGCGAAATTATCATGCTTAAAAAAGAACTATGA
- a CDS encoding MerR family transcriptional regulator, whose translation MEYLSIKQTSEKWGISARRIQVLCSEGRIQGATKIGFYWVIPADAEKPRDERIKSGKYIKEK comes from the coding sequence ATGGAATACTTATCTATAAAACAAACATCTGAGAAGTGGGGAATTTCCGCCAGGAGAATACAGGTTTTATGTTCAGAAGGACGCATCCAAGGAGCGACGAAAATAGGCTTTTACTGGGTAATTCCTGCTGATGCAGAAAAACCGCGCGATGAGCGCATAAAAAGTGGAAAATACATAAAGGAAAAGTAG
- a CDS encoding RNA-binding domain-containing protein — MSGLFDLSNFNKYKEDNCLEVKKAESGLPISLWESYSSFANSNGGVIILGVGERQDGSWYTTGLRNVDKLKRNFWNIIHDTKKVSINLLSDKNVESYEVDGDLVLVINVPRAKREQKPVYINNDLFGGCYRRDWEGDYHCSKAEIKGMLRDAADETEDMKIVEQFDVSVIDTESLKGFRNHHKSYRPEHVFNNLPWEEYLERIGAAGYGEDGKLHPTTAGLLMFGEEYHIVREFPEYFLDYREMLDPTIRWTDRLQSSSGDWSGNVFDFFFRVNSKIAKDIKKPFKLEGITRIDDTPVHKAVREALVNCLVNTDYFLPCGVVIKKEEDKLVMENPGSIRTGKKQMLRGGISDPRNKILMKMFNMIGIGERAGSGIPDIYNVWENEGWAVPVVEESYNPDRTRLSLEFAKKQAIKTNDKKQTIKTNDKKQTSKTEIHREKIRKYLAFNKLASAKELAIIIELSAERTRVILSKMEDIIPVGENRNRMYKLKNE; from the coding sequence ATGTCAGGATTATTTGATTTATCGAACTTTAATAAATATAAAGAAGACAACTGTCTGGAAGTGAAGAAGGCGGAGAGTGGACTTCCTATATCATTGTGGGAGTCTTATTCTTCATTTGCAAATTCTAATGGTGGAGTTATTATACTTGGTGTTGGAGAGCGTCAGGATGGAAGCTGGTACACAACAGGTTTAAGGAATGTGGACAAGCTAAAGAGAAATTTTTGGAATATTATCCATGATACCAAGAAAGTAAGCATCAATCTTTTATCAGATAAAAATGTAGAGTCTTATGAGGTTGATGGAGACCTGGTTCTGGTTATTAATGTGCCAAGAGCTAAGCGTGAGCAAAAGCCTGTTTACATCAACAATGACTTATTCGGTGGATGTTACCGTAGAGATTGGGAGGGTGATTATCACTGCTCAAAGGCAGAAATTAAAGGTATGCTTCGTGATGCAGCAGACGAGACAGAGGATATGAAGATTGTAGAGCAGTTTGACGTTTCTGTAATTGATACAGAGTCATTAAAGGGATTTAGAAATCATCATAAAAGCTACCGTCCAGAGCATGTATTTAACAATTTACCGTGGGAAGAATATCTGGAGAGAATTGGTGCAGCAGGATATGGTGAAGACGGTAAACTTCATCCTACAACGGCAGGGTTACTTATGTTTGGTGAAGAATATCACATAGTCAGGGAATTTCCTGAGTATTTTCTGGATTATAGGGAGATGCTTGATCCTACAATACGTTGGACAGACCGTCTTCAGTCTAGTTCAGGTGATTGGAGTGGCAATGTGTTTGATTTCTTTTTTAGGGTAAACAGTAAAATTGCAAAAGATATTAAGAAACCATTTAAGCTTGAGGGTATTACAAGGATTGACGACACACCTGTACATAAGGCAGTTCGAGAAGCTTTGGTAAATTGTTTGGTTAACACGGACTATTTTCTGCCTTGTGGGGTAGTGATTAAAAAGGAAGAGGATAAGTTGGTAATGGAGAACCCTGGAAGCATACGCACTGGCAAGAAACAGATGCTTCGAGGGGGTATTTCAGATCCTAGAAATAAAATATTGATGAAAATGTTCAATATGATTGGTATCGGTGAAAGAGCAGGCAGCGGGATACCTGATATTTACAATGTATGGGAAAATGAGGGATGGGCAGTGCCTGTTGTCGAGGAAAGCTATAATCCGGATAGAACTCGTTTATCGCTTGAATTTGCTAAAAAACAAGCGATAAAAACAAACGATAAAAAACAAACGATAAAAACAAACGATAAAAAACAAACATCAAAAACAGAAATACATAGGGAGAAAATACGTAAATATCTAGCATTTAACAAGCTAGCAAGTGCTAAAGAACTTGCCATCATAATTGAATTAAGCGCTGAAAGAACACGAGTAATTCTATCAAAGATGGAAGATATTATCCCTGTTGGTGAAAATAGAAATCGAATGTATAAGTTAAAAAATGAATAA
- a CDS encoding GNAT family N-acetyltransferase: protein MILETDRLILRPWEESDAEECYKYAKDPRVGPVAGWPVHTSEENSRQLIRDVLMAPETYAIVLKETGLPIGSIGFHHNDLAEKDDEAELGYWLGVDYWGQGLVPEAGRELLRHAFEDLNLVRIWCGYYDGNEKSKCVQEKLGFKYQWATEDVPVPLLGEIRNGHVSLLTKEEWENLITLYTPSLEELWFRQKMMADTETMSYNHAWGGTIPFPKEEWLGWYDYWIVNHEGKRYYRYLKDNAGHFIGEIAYHYDSNRNLYIADVIVYAPYRKKGYGSIGLDLLCSAAKQNGIKLLYDDIAIDNPAVTMFLKKGFIEEYRTSEIIMLKKEL, encoded by the coding sequence ATGATTTTAGAAACAGATAGGCTTATCCTTCGTCCGTGGGAAGAATCGGATGCGGAGGAATGCTATAAATACGCAAAAGATCCACGAGTAGGTCCGGTTGCAGGGTGGCCTGTGCATACAAGTGAAGAGAACAGCCGACAGCTAATTAGGGATGTGCTGATGGCACCGGAGACCTACGCTATTGTACTGAAGGAAACAGGACTTCCAATAGGCAGCATCGGCTTTCACCACAATGACCTTGCAGAAAAGGATGATGAAGCGGAGCTTGGTTATTGGCTGGGAGTTGATTATTGGGGACAGGGTCTTGTGCCTGAGGCGGGAAGAGAGCTGCTGCGTCATGCCTTTGAGGATCTGAACCTTGTTCGCATCTGGTGTGGCTATTATGATGGCAACGAGAAATCAAAGTGTGTTCAGGAAAAGCTTGGGTTCAAGTATCAATGGGCTACTGAGGATGTGCCGGTTCCGCTGTTGGGCGAAATAAGAAATGGACACGTAAGCCTATTAACGAAAGAAGAATGGGAAAACCTCATCACGCTATATACACCGTCTTTGGAAGAACTTTGGTTTCGGCAGAAAATGATGGCAGATACGGAAACCATGTCGTATAACCACGCTTGGGGAGGTACAATTCCTTTTCCGAAAGAGGAGTGGCTTGGCTGGTATGATTATTGGATAGTAAATCATGAGGGCAAGCGTTATTACAGATACTTAAAGGATAATGCTGGCCATTTTATTGGAGAGATTGCCTATCATTACGATAGCAATCGAAACCTTTATATAGCTGATGTTATAGTCTATGCACCATATAGAAAAAAAGGCTATGGCAGTATTGGATTGGATTTGTTATGTAGTGCTGCTAAACAAAATGGCATAAAGCTGTTGTATGACGATATCGCAATAGATAATCCAGCCGTCACGATGTTTCTAAAGAAAGGATTTATTGAAGAATACAGAACAAGCGAAATTATCATGCTTAAAAAAGAACTATAA
- a CDS encoding RNA-binding domain-containing protein — MNIQELKSLIYQGEKVDIECKKADGNVPKSVYESYSAFANTKGGYIILGVIEDKTKTVLEERFIIRGIKNPEAQKEDFWNTINGNKVNVNVLKDEDVFVVEDGDIKLLVIHVPRADFNMRPVYVGENPYKGTYKRNHDGDYHATEHETRSMIRDQSLEGNDGTILEHYTMADIDKETLRKYRQIFEIRNDGHVWNPLDDKAFLEQLGGYNRDRKTGVEGLTVAGLLMFGTGRAIRERFSNIFMDYREESKVTIDVRWNDRITYDGTWENNLFNFFSKVTPKLTEDLPKPFKLEGIQRIDETPLHKAVREAFVNLIIHADYLMDAGTLKVIKKNKSFEFTNPGILKLPIEDIFRGGNSKPRNSHMQTMLRMVGFGDNAGSGFPTIVAAWDAEGWVKPELIEDTILNQVTLKLDMVKVESVEEQATVVPKSAEKMPKSAEVEYMTEQEKIIFEYVREQKMITTAIACKLLNIKERRARKILSEMCNKNYLKKKGATSNLRYIEMM; from the coding sequence ATGAACATACAGGAATTAAAAAGCCTTATATATCAGGGCGAAAAAGTGGATATAGAATGTAAAAAAGCGGATGGTAACGTGCCAAAATCTGTATATGAATCATATTCTGCATTTGCAAACACAAAGGGCGGATATATTATATTGGGTGTTATAGAAGACAAAACAAAAACTGTTCTGGAGGAACGTTTTATTATTCGAGGAATTAAAAATCCTGAGGCTCAAAAAGAGGACTTTTGGAACACCATCAATGGTAATAAAGTAAATGTTAACGTTTTAAAAGATGAAGATGTTTTTGTAGTTGAAGACGGGGATATAAAACTTCTTGTTATTCACGTGCCTAGAGCCGACTTTAATATGCGTCCGGTATATGTTGGTGAGAATCCGTACAAAGGTACATATAAGAGAAATCACGATGGTGATTATCATGCAACAGAACATGAGACTAGAAGTATGATTCGAGATCAGAGCTTGGAAGGTAATGATGGAACGATTTTGGAACACTACACTATGGCTGACATTGACAAAGAAACCCTGAGAAAGTATCGTCAGATTTTTGAAATTAGAAATGACGGACATGTCTGGAATCCATTGGATGATAAGGCCTTTCTTGAACAGCTAGGTGGGTACAATCGTGATCGTAAAACCGGCGTAGAAGGGCTTACAGTTGCAGGTCTTTTAATGTTCGGTACAGGTCGTGCTATAAGGGAAAGATTCTCTAACATTTTCATGGATTACCGTGAAGAGTCTAAAGTTACAATTGATGTACGCTGGAACGATAGAATTACCTATGATGGAACTTGGGAGAATAATTTGTTTAATTTCTTTTCTAAAGTAACGCCAAAACTTACTGAGGATTTACCAAAGCCATTTAAGCTTGAAGGGATACAACGAATTGATGAAACTCCGCTTCATAAAGCAGTTAGAGAGGCATTTGTTAATCTTATAATCCATGCAGATTATTTGATGGATGCGGGTACGTTGAAGGTAATAAAGAAGAATAAGTCATTTGAATTTACCAACCCTGGAATACTTAAACTGCCGATTGAAGATATTTTTCGTGGCGGTAATTCTAAACCCCGTAACTCACATATGCAGACTATGCTTAGAATGGTTGGCTTTGGTGATAATGCTGGCTCTGGTTTTCCTACTATAGTTGCAGCGTGGGATGCTGAAGGCTGGGTGAAACCTGAGCTGATTGAAGATACTATACTAAATCAGGTTACTTTGAAACTTGATATGGTAAAGGTTGAGAGTGTTGAAGAGCAAGCTACAGTAGTGCCGAAGAGTGCCGAAAAAATGCCGAAGAGTGCCGAAGTTGAATATATGACAGAACAAGAGAAAATAATATTTGAATATGTACGAGAACAGAAAATGATAACAACTGCTATAGCTTGTAAATTACTGAATATAAAGGAACGAAGGGCTAGAAAAATATTATCAGAGATGTGCAATAAGAACTATTTAAAGAAGAAGGGAGCAACAAGTAATTTGCGGTATATTGAAATGATGTGA
- a CDS encoding CbrC family protein: MNEYLKEFISLKENYYKKDGSKSSVLALYQFADKLSAIDEKEAKAVLVDVYSLLGIMESAYKLFSTIVNKADRKQLKKLATLQEASKDEGDNFVLPRPLTEKEETARNERLKDLPKFRYYPDPVGTGVFEEGEARTCPCCGKESTVYYYSEPYCIENVENLCPFCIASGEAARKYDASFIQDAEWSGEPDKEKDEELFCRTPGYLSWQGEHWLSCCNDYCEYLGTVGTKELKAMDIADEVFSEYAKRDEYADIEEYLVKDGSLCGYLFRCLHCKKYHLWVDAD; this comes from the coding sequence ATGAACGAGTATCTTAAAGAATTTATTAGCTTGAAAGAAAATTATTATAAAAAAGACGGGAGTAAATCCAGCGTGCTGGCTCTCTATCAATTTGCAGACAAACTCTCTGCAATAGATGAAAAAGAAGCAAAAGCAGTATTGGTGGATGTATACAGTTTATTGGGGATTATGGAGAGTGCTTACAAGTTATTCTCAACCATTGTCAATAAGGCGGATAGGAAGCAATTAAAAAAGCTTGCTACTTTACAGGAGGCAAGTAAAGATGAGGGTGATAACTTTGTTCTTCCTCGTCCTCTTACAGAAAAGGAAGAAACTGCAAGGAATGAACGCTTAAAAGACTTACCTAAGTTTCGCTATTATCCGGATCCTGTGGGTACCGGTGTATTTGAAGAGGGGGAGGCAAGGACCTGTCCATGTTGCGGCAAGGAGAGTACAGTCTACTATTATAGTGAGCCATATTGTATTGAAAATGTGGAGAATCTCTGTCCTTTTTGCATTGCATCGGGTGAGGCTGCAAGAAAATATGATGCCAGCTTCATACAGGATGCAGAGTGGAGTGGTGAACCGGATAAAGAGAAGGATGAAGAGCTTTTCTGCCGTACACCCGGGTATTTAAGCTGGCAGGGTGAGCATTGGCTCTCCTGTTGTAATGATTATTGTGAGTATCTGGGAACAGTTGGCACAAAGGAATTAAAGGCTATGGATATAGCAGATGAGGTCTTTAGCGAGTATGCCAAAAGAGACGAGTATGCAGATATAGAGGAATATCTTGTAAAAGACGGCTCTCTTTGCGGTTATTTATTCCGTTGCCTGCATTGTAAAAAATATCACCTGTGGGTGGATGCGGATTAG
- a CDS encoding glycoside hydrolase family 88/105 protein, giving the protein MSLSCNATKLAEYLMRKYPLADSYPYKSWSYPQGFYLWAIVRLFEKTGDKRYYDYVLAYGNTHVGDDGTISCFVGDCLDDIMPASILIWLYTKTGEERFKLAAKKARKALDSYPRNSKGGFLHGKHLPGEMWADGLFMELMFLVRYGKYIGDEENSYKEVVKQLSLYFENARKDRTGFVYHAYSDNPYTKWASPLNGCSPEVWSEGLGWYGMALVEALGIIPENFNGREEIRNQLILLCEDLLKTQDWNCGLWYQVVDKPGFPRNFHDTSGSAMFVYTLKKAYDLLLIDNEYAKEVIDKGYKAILSKCSAGIDGGYNISDACDGLCVQNNYDQYVDYTRCVNAKEAVAAVLWALVACEEGTDTI; this is encoded by the coding sequence ATGAGCTTGAGCTGTAATGCTACTAAATTAGCAGAGTATTTAATGAGAAAATATCCTCTGGCTGATAGTTATCCTTATAAAAGCTGGAGTTATCCACAGGGCTTTTATCTATGGGCTATAGTTAGGTTATTTGAAAAAACCGGAGATAAAAGATACTACGATTATGTGCTTGCTTATGGTAACACTCACGTAGGAGATGATGGGACAATTTCCTGCTTTGTTGGAGACTGCCTTGATGATATTATGCCGGCATCTATCCTTATCTGGCTATATACAAAAACAGGTGAAGAAAGGTTTAAGCTTGCTGCTAAAAAGGCTCGTAAGGCACTAGACTCATATCCGAGGAATTCTAAAGGTGGATTCTTACATGGAAAGCATCTTCCGGGAGAAATGTGGGCAGATGGACTATTTATGGAATTGATGTTTTTGGTAAGATATGGGAAATACATAGGGGATGAAGAGAATAGCTATAAAGAGGTGGTAAAACAATTAAGCTTATATTTTGAAAATGCCAGGAAGGATAGAACAGGCTTTGTGTACCATGCTTATAGTGATAATCCGTATACAAAATGGGCAAGCCCGCTAAACGGTTGTTCCCCGGAGGTCTGGAGTGAAGGGCTTGGCTGGTATGGTATGGCTTTGGTTGAAGCACTTGGAATAATCCCCGAGAATTTTAATGGGCGGGAGGAAATTAGAAATCAACTTATTCTGTTATGTGAGGATTTGCTGAAAACTCAGGACTGGAACTGTGGACTATGGTATCAAGTGGTTGACAAACCCGGATTCCCAAGGAATTTCCATGACACCTCCGGGAGTGCAATGTTTGTGTATACACTAAAAAAGGCGTATGATCTCTTACTCATAGACAATGAATATGCAAAAGAGGTTATAGATAAGGGCTATAAAGCAATTCTCTCAAAATGCTCTGCCGGGATTGATGGCGGATACAATATATCAGATGCCTGTGACGGGTTATGTGTTCAGAATAACTATGATCAGTATGTGGACTATACGAGATGTGTAAATGCTAAAGAGGCCGTTGCTGCAGTTCTTTGGGCGTTGGTGGCCTGTGAAGAGGGAACTGATACAATATAA
- a CDS encoding aldo/keto reductase has translation MYKANESRYESMIYNRSGNSGLKLPAVSLGLWHNFGDTAAYSNMEDICFTAFDNGITHFDLANNYGPKAGAAEINFGKILKEHLSAYRDELIISTKAGYDMWPGPYGDFGSRKYLIASLDQSLKRMGLDYVDIFYHHRPDPDTPLEETMEALAQIVKSGKALYVGLSSYDGKRMAEASAILKERHVPFIINQNRYNLFDRTIERNGLKDAAGELGKGIICFCPLEQGVLTDRYLNGIPEDSRVKTDGRFLKEKDVEFYILKAKELKAVADKRGQSLAEMSLAWLLKDPRITSVLVGASRAEQLLTNIRAIHSAPFSEEELKEIEKITTENW, from the coding sequence ATGTATAAGGCAAATGAATCAAGATATGAAAGTATGATCTACAACCGTTCAGGAAACAGCGGGCTTAAGCTTCCAGCAGTATCCCTCGGATTATGGCATAATTTTGGAGACACTGCTGCGTATTCAAATATGGAAGATATATGCTTTACAGCATTTGATAATGGTATAACACATTTTGACCTTGCTAATAATTACGGTCCAAAAGCCGGTGCGGCTGAGATTAACTTTGGAAAGATTTTAAAAGAGCACTTAAGTGCTTACCGTGATGAGCTTATTATAAGCACCAAGGCAGGATATGACATGTGGCCTGGTCCTTATGGTGATTTTGGCAGCAGGAAGTATTTGATTGCGTCATTAGATCAGAGTCTTAAGCGTATGGGACTTGATTATGTTGATATTTTTTATCATCACAGGCCTGATCCTGATACTCCATTGGAGGAGACTATGGAGGCTCTTGCACAGATAGTAAAGAGCGGTAAGGCACTCTATGTTGGGCTCTCAAGCTACGATGGTAAAAGGATGGCTGAGGCTTCTGCTATTCTTAAAGAACGTCATGTTCCATTTATAATTAATCAAAACAGATACAATCTTTTTGATAGGACGATTGAAAGGAACGGACTTAAGGATGCTGCCGGAGAATTAGGAAAGGGAATAATTTGTTTTTGTCCGCTTGAACAGGGTGTGCTTACTGACAGATATCTAAATGGTATTCCTGAAGACAGTCGTGTAAAAACAGACGGAAGGTTCCTTAAGGAGAAGGATGTTGAATTCTACATCTTGAAGGCAAAGGAGCTGAAGGCAGTTGCAGACAAGAGAGGACAGAGCCTTGCGGAAATGTCGCTTGCTTGGCTATTAAAAGACCCTAGAATAACCTCTGTGCTTGTAGGGGCTTCCAGAGCAGAGCAGCTGCTTACCAATATTCGCGCCATACACAGTGCTCCATTCTCTGAGGAAGAGCTTAAAGAAATTGAGAAGATTACAACAGAAAATTGGTAA
- a CDS encoding beta-L-arabinofuranosidase domain-containing protein yields MEIKYSLKGLADKAMHFAENKQLIDPKLWKRFVSQFKGETDKGDRGWRGEFWGKMMRGASLVYSYTENEELYKILDETVREMILVTAPTGRISSYSVETEFNGWDLWCRKYVILGMEYFLEICKDKKLKENVIDCIKKQVDYIMKFIGDEDGKTPIVFASGCWRGLNSSSILEPVVKLYKLTGERRYLDFAEHIVSHGGTSIANIFELAMENEASPYQFPVTKAYEMTSCFEGLLEYAEVKNDKKWEQAAINYAYKILDTDFTVIGSAGCTHELFDHSTVRQANTTNEFIMQETCVTVTLMKFFGRILKITGDSRFADAIERSFYNAYLGAENPQGFMDDRAEKMQGIVKKGFPYDSYAPLTLGRRGKQAGGFMILEEGNTYGCCASIASAGIGIIPKIMFIHSSEGYNLNFYEEGRIEAVSQSGSKLSLSIETAYPVEGDVKIRIEESGDDEFAMNFRIPAWSRVTTASLNGEEIQDEALSEKPIIDTSDLTKGSGYLRIKRKWEKGDEVLLSFDMRTFVLHPVPYGKDLLVNNMLFEYDYLVPTFDLEDPLAKRHIALERGPLMLAVEDSSKSKASREIEIETDDNLSVSLETLSDKEDCHSIFEGNVKTRDGDLHLKDYASAGKDKKKEIAVWLLTK; encoded by the coding sequence ATGGAGATAAAATATTCATTAAAGGGCTTAGCGGATAAAGCAATGCATTTTGCAGAAAATAAACAGCTAATTGACCCTAAACTATGGAAACGATTTGTAAGTCAATTTAAGGGAGAGACAGATAAAGGTGACAGAGGCTGGAGAGGCGAGTTCTGGGGTAAAATGATGCGTGGAGCGTCGCTTGTATACAGCTATACTGAAAATGAGGAGTTATATAAGATTCTTGATGAAACTGTTAGGGAGATGATTTTAGTTACTGCTCCTACCGGACGTATAAGCAGCTACTCTGTAGAAACCGAGTTCAATGGGTGGGATCTGTGGTGCAGAAAATATGTAATTTTAGGTATGGAGTATTTCCTTGAGATATGTAAGGATAAAAAGCTTAAGGAGAATGTAATAGATTGCATTAAAAAACAGGTAGACTACATAATGAAGTTTATTGGAGATGAGGATGGGAAAACACCGATAGTTTTTGCGTCAGGCTGCTGGAGGGGGCTTAATTCAAGCTCGATACTTGAGCCTGTTGTGAAACTGTATAAACTAACAGGAGAAAGAAGGTATCTTGACTTTGCGGAGCATATAGTAAGCCATGGAGGAACGTCAATTGCCAATATCTTTGAACTTGCCATGGAAAATGAAGCAAGTCCTTATCAGTTTCCGGTCACAAAGGCTTATGAAATGACCTCTTGCTTTGAGGGGCTTTTGGAGTATGCAGAGGTAAAAAATGATAAAAAATGGGAACAGGCCGCTATAAACTATGCTTACAAGATTCTTGATACAGATTTTACTGTTATAGGAAGTGCTGGATGTACTCACGAGTTATTTGATCATTCAACAGTCAGACAGGCGAACACAACCAATGAATTTATTATGCAGGAAACTTGTGTAACAGTTACACTTATGAAGTTCTTTGGCAGAATATTAAAGATAACCGGAGACAGCCGCTTTGCAGATGCTATTGAACGCTCTTTTTACAATGCTTATCTTGGGGCAGAAAATCCACAAGGATTTATGGATGATAGGGCTGAAAAAATGCAGGGAATTGTAAAAAAAGGATTTCCTTATGACAGTTATGCACCTTTAACTCTGGGAAGAAGAGGAAAGCAGGCTGGTGGATTTATGATTCTTGAAGAAGGAAATACTTATGGCTGTTGTGCAAGTATAGCCTCCGCAGGAATTGGCATCATACCTAAAATAATGTTTATTCATTCCAGTGAAGGATATAATCTTAACTTTTACGAAGAAGGGAGAATTGAGGCTGTCAGCCAGTCAGGTTCAAAGTTAAGCCTTAGCATAGAAACAGCTTATCCGGTTGAAGGAGATGTAAAAATAAGGATTGAAGAAAGTGGAGATGATGAATTTGCTATGAATTTCCGAATTCCTGCTTGGAGCAGAGTTACTACTGCAAGCCTTAATGGTGAAGAGATACAAGATGAAGCTCTGAGCGAGAAGCCTATAATTGATACTTCTGATCTTACAAAAGGAAGTGGATATTTAAGAATAAAAAGAAAGTGGGAAAAGGGTGACGAGGTATTGCTGTCCTTTGATATGAGAACCTTTGTTTTACATCCTGTTCCATACGGTAAAGATTTGCTTGTAAATAACATGCTTTTTGAGTATGACTATCTTGTACCTACCTTTGATTTGGAGGATCCGCTTGCAAAGAGACATATTGCACTTGAACGTGGTCCGCTTATGCTGGCTGTAGAAGATTCTTCAAAGTCAAAGGCATCAAGAGAGATAGAAATTGAAACTGATGATAATTTATCAGTTAGTCTTGAGACTCTTTCAGACAAGGAAGACTGCCATTCGATTTTTGAAGGAAATGTTAAGACTAGAGATGGTGATTTACACCTAAAAGACTATGCTTCAGCGGGAAAAGACAAAAAGAAAGAAATAGCTGTATGGCTTTTAACTAAGTAA